Proteins from one Gibbsiella quercinecans genomic window:
- a CDS encoding molecular chaperone, translated as MKNSLKKYSVLLMAMFFSSSVFSSVIINGTRIIYPGKQRDVTVQLSNNGASPALIQSWVDEGDAKTTPENSKAPFIVSPPISRIEPNSGQALRLSLTTTALAQDKESLFWLNVLEIPPAPTGAHNQQAPDNFLQVAFRTRIKLFYRPAGLAGSANDAPEKLQWRYSAAGVSVKNPTPYYVSFTEINAVVNQRKIPLAPHGDMVAPGQEKTLAFSGDSARIADIQFTTINDYGGRVTRSKNNQK; from the coding sequence ATGAAAAATTCATTGAAAAAATACAGTGTATTGCTGATGGCTATGTTTTTCAGCAGCAGCGTTTTTTCCAGCGTGATTATCAATGGCACGCGTATTATTTATCCGGGAAAACAACGTGATGTCACCGTTCAATTATCAAACAACGGCGCTTCGCCCGCGTTAATTCAATCCTGGGTGGATGAAGGCGATGCGAAAACCACGCCGGAAAACAGCAAAGCCCCTTTTATTGTCTCACCGCCAATCAGCCGTATTGAGCCCAACAGCGGCCAGGCGTTGAGATTGTCGCTGACGACGACGGCGCTGGCGCAGGATAAAGAATCACTGTTCTGGCTGAATGTTTTGGAGATCCCGCCGGCACCGACTGGCGCGCATAACCAACAGGCGCCGGATAATTTTTTGCAGGTAGCGTTCAGAACCCGCATCAAACTGTTCTATCGCCCGGCAGGCCTGGCGGGCAGCGCCAATGACGCGCCGGAAAAATTGCAATGGCGCTATAGCGCTGCGGGCGTCAGTGTGAAAAACCCAACGCCTTATTATGTTTCCTTTACCGAAATCAACGCGGTGGTCAACCAGCGGAAAATCCCATTAGCGCCGCATGGCGATATGGTGGCGCCGGGGCAGGAAAAAACGCTGGCTTTTTCTGGTGATAGCGCACGCATAGCAGATATCCAGTTCACCACCATCAACGATTACGGCGGCCGGGTGACTCGCAGTAAAAATAACCAGAAATAA
- a CDS encoding LuxR family transcriptional regulator → MSKNNVLVISECKYSYTGLSSLLKRHSDQYNLRLFSDFLHNGAKAEKIIRHDIVLIFTSRNLEQSVNVIESLVTAYQQYRSKTRILVFYDDERVVRLLSILGISVELLPAHVPLATMQEKIQQLLDSKDHACIKVQKTRELSPAESDVIFNLLRGDSLAHIAEKRGTHPKTIFSQKYSAMKKLRLRNMNAIFTAGK, encoded by the coding sequence ATGTCTAAAAACAATGTTCTTGTTATTAGCGAGTGCAAGTACAGCTATACCGGTCTTTCGTCATTACTGAAAAGACATTCGGATCAATACAACCTCCGGCTGTTCTCCGACTTTCTGCACAATGGCGCAAAAGCGGAGAAAATCATCCGGCATGATATCGTGCTGATCTTTACTTCGCGCAACCTGGAGCAAAGCGTCAACGTTATCGAAAGCCTGGTCACCGCCTATCAGCAATACAGAAGCAAGACGCGGATTCTGGTGTTTTATGATGATGAGCGCGTAGTTCGGCTGCTGTCTATCCTGGGTATTTCAGTCGAGTTGCTGCCTGCCCATGTGCCACTGGCCACGATGCAGGAAAAAATTCAGCAACTGCTGGACAGCAAAGATCACGCCTGCATTAAAGTGCAAAAAACCCGCGAGCTTAGCCCAGCGGAAAGCGACGTTATCTTTAACCTGCTGCGTGGGGATAGCCTGGCGCATATTGCCGAGAAACGCGGCACGCATCCCAAAACGATCTTCTCGCAGAAATACAGCGCGATGAAGAAACTGCGCCTGCGAAATATGAACGCGATCTTTACCGCCGGAAAATAG
- a CDS encoding EAL domain-containing protein, with protein sequence MSCYFNQKNNDINFVFQPMFGKSGRLVAVECLSRLHKNGDFAHLAPEKFFQQADSDTRIEILLEQVSLIEKYQSWFRENRVIATLNVDDHSLCSLANDRFSERISKINCIHFEISEHSTQLIKNRLHGNPLLNGYSFWLDDFGSGYAGFSALYNSQFHFVKLDRFLLWDFMEKPGGKDLMHSLLRYLSLNQHRVIIEGVETAEHKKWLDEMPYHALQGKLWKESDIKDLSSFLTAEYF encoded by the coding sequence ATGAGTTGTTATTTTAATCAAAAGAACAACGATATTAATTTTGTATTCCAGCCAATGTTTGGGAAATCGGGCCGATTGGTTGCCGTTGAGTGCCTGTCACGTTTGCATAAAAACGGTGACTTCGCACATTTAGCTCCAGAGAAGTTCTTCCAACAGGCGGACAGTGATACTCGCATTGAGATCTTGCTTGAACAGGTTTCATTGATCGAAAAATACCAGAGTTGGTTTAGAGAAAATCGCGTAATCGCTACGTTAAACGTTGATGATCATTCTTTGTGCTCATTGGCGAACGACCGTTTTTCGGAAAGAATCAGTAAGATTAACTGTATCCATTTTGAGATCAGTGAACATTCCACCCAGTTGATAAAAAACCGGTTGCATGGCAATCCGTTATTAAATGGTTATTCATTCTGGCTTGATGATTTTGGCTCCGGTTACGCCGGATTCTCTGCGCTTTATAACAGCCAGTTCCATTTCGTTAAGCTTGATCGTTTTCTTTTATGGGATTTTATGGAAAAACCGGGGGGTAAAGATCTTATGCATTCTTTGCTCCGTTATCTCTCACTGAATCAACATCGGGTGATTATTGAAGGCGTTGAAACGGCCGAACATAAGAAGTGGTTGGACGAGATGCCTTACCACGCACTGCAGGGAAAGCTGTGGAAAGAATCCGATATAAAGGATTTAAGCTCGTTTCTTACAGCTGAATACTTTTAA
- the mqo gene encoding malate dehydrogenase (quinone) — MRKLLVLFFCLNPFGMAQRAMAEENKTVDVVLIGGGIMSATLGTYLRELEPDWTINMYERLDGVAEESSNGWNNAGTGHSAFSEMNYTPERADGSIDISKAVVVNESFEISRQFWSYQVKNNVLQDPKSFINNVPHMSFVWGEDNVNYLRKRYTALQHSTLFRGMEYSEDPEQIKQWAPLVMNGRDPAQKIAATRMPIGTDVNFGVITHQLVSSLTQDKKFSLNLSHEVRDIKRNPDNTWAVTVADLKRDGKETTVNAKFVFIGAGGASLKLLQKSGIPEADGYGGFPVGGQFLVTSKPEIANQHLAKVYGLASVGSPPMSVPHLDTRMLDGKRVLLFGPFATFSGKFLKNGSLFDLVSSMNTSNLLPISHVGIDNFDLVKYLVGQLMMNDDDRFAELKEYFPDAKQQDWSLWTAGQRVQVIKKDDAKGGVLQFGTEVVSSQDGTIAALLGASPGASTAAPIMLHLLEKTFKDKVATPEWQSKLKEIIPSYGHKLDGDVEMTNEIRRYTSSVLGLNYIEVKPEAAAPQQTAAQEVAQPATAQQAAVVQEATAAH; from the coding sequence ATGAGAAAATTACTCGTCCTGTTCTTCTGCCTGAACCCGTTTGGCATGGCCCAGCGCGCCATGGCAGAAGAGAACAAAACCGTTGATGTCGTGCTGATCGGCGGCGGTATCATGAGCGCAACGTTGGGCACCTACCTGCGGGAACTGGAGCCGGATTGGACCATCAACATGTACGAACGCCTGGACGGCGTGGCGGAAGAAAGCTCTAACGGCTGGAATAACGCAGGTACGGGCCATTCTGCTTTCAGTGAAATGAACTATACGCCGGAAAGAGCGGACGGTTCTATTGATATCAGCAAAGCCGTTGTGGTTAATGAGTCTTTCGAAATATCCCGCCAGTTCTGGTCATATCAGGTTAAAAATAACGTTCTGCAGGATCCGAAATCTTTTATTAACAACGTGCCACACATGAGCTTTGTTTGGGGCGAAGACAACGTTAATTATCTGCGTAAACGTTATACCGCATTGCAACACAGCACATTATTCCGTGGTATGGAATATTCAGAAGATCCAGAACAAATTAAGCAATGGGCACCGCTGGTGATGAATGGCCGCGATCCGGCACAGAAAATCGCCGCAACCCGTATGCCTATCGGTACCGATGTCAACTTTGGCGTGATCACTCACCAACTGGTGAGCTCGCTGACGCAGGACAAGAAATTCTCGCTGAATCTCAGCCATGAAGTGCGCGACATCAAACGCAACCCGGACAACACCTGGGCGGTCACCGTTGCCGATCTGAAACGTGACGGCAAAGAAACCACCGTCAACGCCAAGTTCGTGTTTATCGGCGCCGGCGGCGCTTCACTCAAGCTGCTGCAAAAATCCGGTATCCCGGAAGCCGACGGCTACGGCGGCTTCCCGGTCGGCGGCCAGTTCCTGGTCACCAGCAAGCCGGAAATCGCCAATCAGCACCTGGCGAAAGTGTATGGCCTGGCCAGCGTCGGCTCCCCGCCGATGTCGGTGCCGCACCTGGACACCCGTATGCTGGACGGCAAACGCGTGCTGCTGTTTGGGCCGTTCGCCACCTTCTCCGGCAAATTCCTGAAAAACGGTTCGCTGTTTGATCTGGTGAGCTCGATGAACACCTCCAACCTGCTGCCAATCAGCCATGTGGGCATCGATAACTTTGATCTGGTGAAATACCTGGTCGGCCAGTTGATGATGAACGATGACGATCGCTTCGCTGAATTGAAAGAGTACTTCCCAGACGCCAAGCAGCAAGACTGGAGCCTGTGGACCGCCGGGCAACGCGTGCAGGTTATCAAAAAAGATGATGCCAAGGGCGGCGTGCTGCAATTCGGCACCGAAGTGGTCAGTTCACAGGACGGTACCATCGCCGCACTGCTGGGCGCATCGCCGGGCGCATCAACCGCGGCGCCGATCATGCTGCACCTGTTGGAAAAAACGTTCAAAGACAAAGTGGCGACGCCAGAATGGCAGAGCAAGCTGAAAGAGATCATTCCGTCCTACGGCCATAAACTGGACGGCGATGTGGAAATGACCAATGAGATCCGCCGCTATACCAGCAGCGTTCTGGGCCTGAACTACATTGAAGTGAAACCGGAAGCCGCCGCGCCGCAACAGACCGCCGCGCAAGAGGTCGCGCAACCGGCAACCGCACAACAGGCCGCTGTGGTGCAGGAAGCAACGGCAGCTCACTAA
- the betA gene encoding choline dehydrogenase has protein sequence MEFDYIIIGAGSAGNVLATRLTEDADVSVLLLEAGGPDYRLDFRTQMPAALAYPLQGRRYNWAYETDPEPHMNNRRMECGRGKGLGGSSLINGMCYIRGNAMDFDNWAKAPGLEDWRYLDCLPYFRKAETRDIGPNDYHGGDGPVSVTTPKVGNNELFHAMVEAGVQAGYPATTDLNGYQQEGFGPMDRTVTPNGRRASTARGYLDQARARPNLTIITHALTDHIDFDGKRAVGVSYLKGDGNTLHRARARREVLLCAGAIASPQILQRSGVGPAALLKNLDINVVHDLPGVGENLQDHLEMYLQYACTKPVSLYPALQWFNQPKIGAEWLFKGTGIGASNQFEAGGFIRSREAFAWPNIQYHFLPVAINYNGSNAVKEHGFQAHVGSMRSPSRGRVQVKSKDPRQHPSILFNYMSTEQDWQEFRDAIRITREIMAQPALAPYRGREISPGVDVQSDEELDAFIREHAETAFHPSCSCKMGEDEMAVVDGQGRVHGMEGLRVVDASIMPQIITGNLNATTIMIAEKIADRIRQRTPLARSTAPYYVAGDAPVRRK, from the coding sequence ATGGAATTCGATTACATCATTATCGGCGCCGGTTCTGCCGGCAACGTATTGGCTACCCGATTAACTGAAGATGCAGACGTTAGCGTGCTGCTGCTTGAAGCCGGCGGCCCGGATTACCGTCTGGATTTCCGTACCCAAATGCCTGCTGCATTGGCTTATCCGCTGCAGGGGCGCCGTTATAACTGGGCCTACGAAACCGATCCGGAACCGCACATGAATAACCGCCGTATGGAATGCGGCCGCGGCAAGGGGCTGGGCGGCTCCTCTTTGATCAACGGTATGTGCTATATCCGCGGCAACGCGATGGATTTCGATAACTGGGCCAAAGCGCCGGGTTTGGAAGACTGGCGCTATCTGGACTGCCTGCCGTATTTCCGCAAGGCGGAAACCCGCGATATCGGGCCGAACGACTACCACGGCGGCGATGGCCCCGTGAGCGTGACCACGCCAAAAGTGGGCAATAACGAACTGTTCCATGCGATGGTGGAAGCCGGGGTGCAGGCTGGCTACCCGGCAACCACCGATCTGAATGGCTATCAGCAGGAAGGCTTCGGCCCGATGGATCGCACCGTTACGCCGAATGGCCGCCGCGCCAGCACCGCGCGGGGCTACCTGGATCAGGCGCGCGCCCGGCCGAACCTGACCATCATCACTCATGCGCTCACCGATCATATCGATTTCGACGGCAAGCGCGCGGTCGGCGTCAGCTACCTGAAAGGCGACGGCAATACGTTGCATCGCGCCCGTGCCCGCCGTGAAGTCTTGCTGTGCGCCGGCGCTATCGCCTCGCCGCAAATTCTGCAACGCTCCGGTGTTGGCCCGGCAGCATTGTTGAAAAACCTGGATATCAACGTGGTGCACGATCTGCCTGGCGTGGGGGAGAACCTGCAGGATCACCTGGAAATGTACCTGCAGTATGCCTGTACCAAACCCGTTTCGCTCTACCCGGCGTTGCAATGGTTTAACCAGCCGAAAATTGGCGCCGAATGGTTGTTCAAGGGAACCGGGATCGGCGCCAGCAATCAGTTTGAAGCCGGCGGCTTTATCCGCAGCCGGGAAGCGTTCGCCTGGCCGAACATCCAGTATCACTTCCTGCCGGTGGCGATCAACTACAACGGCAGCAATGCGGTGAAAGAACACGGTTTTCAGGCGCACGTCGGCTCCATGCGTTCGCCAAGCCGCGGCCGCGTGCAGGTGAAATCGAAAGACCCGCGCCAGCACCCGAGTATCCTGTTCAACTATATGTCCACCGAGCAGGACTGGCAGGAGTTCCGCGATGCGATCCGTATCACGCGTGAAATCATGGCGCAGCCGGCGCTGGCGCCTTATCGCGGCCGTGAAATCAGCCCGGGTGTGGATGTGCAAAGCGATGAAGAGCTGGATGCGTTTATCCGTGAACATGCGGAAACCGCCTTCCACCCTTCCTGTTCATGCAAAATGGGCGAAGATGAGATGGCGGTCGTTGATGGCCAGGGCCGGGTGCACGGTATGGAAGGGCTACGCGTGGTGGATGCTTCCATCATGCCGCAAATCATCACCGGCAACCTGAACGCCACCACGATTATGATCGCCGAGAAAATTGCCGATCGTATTCGCCAGCGCACACCACTGGCGCGCAGCACGGCGCCATACTATGTGGCAGGCGATGCGCCGGTGCGCAGGAAATAA
- a CDS encoding fimbrial protein gives MKISKLSAVLALAVSAATVSSFSAQAADGTITFNGKVTDQTCTISTPGGKDFTVTLPTVSSSTLASQSATAGRTPFSINLTQCSKGQVATYFEPGATVDFNTGRLNNQAQTDAATNVQIQLLGSNNQFLPILAAGSNGAQANSQWVAVANDGDSADLNYYAEYYATAAAGAGDVTSNVQYTIIYQ, from the coding sequence ATGAAAATCTCTAAGCTGTCTGCTGTATTGGCATTGGCGGTAAGTGCCGCTACCGTTTCTTCTTTCTCTGCACAAGCTGCCGACGGTACTATTACTTTTAACGGTAAAGTCACCGATCAAACCTGTACTATCAGCACCCCAGGCGGTAAAGATTTTACCGTAACGCTGCCGACCGTTTCTTCCTCTACTTTGGCATCTCAGAGTGCAACTGCCGGCCGTACGCCATTCTCAATTAACCTGACTCAGTGTTCTAAAGGCCAGGTAGCAACTTATTTTGAACCAGGCGCAACGGTTGATTTTAATACTGGCCGTTTGAATAACCAGGCACAGACTGATGCTGCAACCAACGTGCAAATTCAACTGTTGGGCAGCAACAACCAGTTCCTGCCAATTCTGGCTGCAGGTTCTAATGGCGCACAGGCTAATTCCCAGTGGGTTGCCGTGGCTAACGATGGCGATTCAGCTGACCTGAATTACTATGCTGAATACTATGCAACTGCCGCTGCTGGCGCAGGTGATGTTACTTCCAACGTTCAGTACACCATTATTTACCAGTAA
- a CDS encoding fimbrial protein, protein MMKSMRNFALKTQKAKRLALVSLLMCTGQSVYASCTSNLTNYQTIQMNVGRVLVTPDSQVGDILATAQFTINGVDSAGTCTNGGSAIGQILQGAQTNYSNVWSTNIPGIGIRLYREAGSISTYYPHTLTFSGRRTLNLAGGYFKIDIVKTAAETGTGQLTSGLYTRYYLNGSGPSRPILMSVVNADSFTIVTSSCSIDAGSKNIAVNLEPVTAASFGGVGSTQGEKNFNININCVGGVGEELLPGSTGQGLVNVRFDYTQDDSNAPGVIKSETGSDAASGVAVQLLNGNTSQPISNGEAVNAGHTISNQTNTLTLPLLARYYRTGATIKGGNVRSTATFTLEYN, encoded by the coding sequence ATGATGAAATCAATGCGTAACTTTGCGTTGAAAACGCAGAAAGCAAAACGCCTGGCGCTGGTCAGCTTGCTGATGTGCACCGGTCAGTCAGTGTACGCCAGTTGCACGTCGAACCTGACGAATTACCAAACGATTCAAATGAACGTTGGGCGAGTATTGGTCACGCCGGATAGCCAGGTCGGCGATATATTGGCGACGGCCCAATTTACGATTAATGGGGTTGACAGCGCTGGCACCTGCACGAACGGCGGGAGTGCGATTGGTCAAATATTGCAAGGGGCGCAAACCAACTATTCCAATGTCTGGAGCACGAATATTCCTGGCATCGGTATTCGTCTCTACCGTGAAGCAGGTTCGATCAGTACGTATTATCCACATACGTTGACCTTCTCTGGCAGGCGAACGCTAAACCTGGCCGGGGGATATTTTAAGATTGATATTGTGAAAACCGCGGCTGAAACGGGAACCGGGCAATTAACCTCAGGATTGTATACCCGCTACTATTTGAATGGTTCCGGGCCTTCCCGGCCGATACTGATGTCTGTCGTGAATGCCGACAGCTTCACCATTGTAACGTCATCTTGTAGCATCGATGCCGGCTCAAAGAACATCGCGGTCAATCTTGAGCCGGTGACGGCGGCATCATTTGGTGGCGTGGGCTCCACTCAAGGGGAAAAGAACTTCAATATCAATATCAACTGTGTTGGCGGCGTTGGCGAGGAGTTATTACCGGGAAGTACCGGGCAGGGACTAGTGAACGTCCGGTTTGATTATACTCAAGACGATTCGAATGCGCCGGGGGTGATCAAATCAGAAACGGGCAGTGATGCCGCCTCTGGCGTTGCGGTTCAGCTTTTGAATGGGAACACCTCGCAGCCGATTTCAAATGGTGAGGCAGTGAATGCCGGGCATACGATTTCCAATCAAACCAACACACTGACGTTGCCTTTACTCGCCCGTTATTATCGTACCGGCGCTACGATTAAAGGGGGGAATGTGAGATCGACTGCAACCTTCACCCTTGAATACAACTGA
- a CDS encoding helix-turn-helix domain-containing protein, whose product MDRASIIHDLQEWIENHLDHPLLLDNVAAKSGYSKWHLQRMFRSTTGHALGSYIRERRLARAAVALCSTPRPILDIALQFHFDSQPSFSRAFKKQFGKTPAAYRRTASKGPEECYQPHCPRKKGQGYGHPSTPCRM is encoded by the coding sequence ATGGATCGCGCCAGCATCATTCATGACTTGCAGGAATGGATCGAAAATCATCTGGATCACCCCCTGTTATTAGATAACGTAGCGGCAAAATCCGGCTATTCCAAATGGCATTTGCAGCGTATGTTCCGCAGCACCACCGGCCATGCGCTGGGCAGCTATATTCGTGAACGCCGCCTCGCCAGGGCGGCCGTGGCGCTGTGCTCCACCCCACGCCCGATTCTGGATATCGCACTGCAATTCCATTTTGACTCCCAGCCTTCGTTTTCGCGCGCGTTTAAAAAGCAGTTTGGCAAAACCCCGGCGGCCTATCGGCGCACCGCATCCAAAGGCCCGGAGGAATGCTACCAACCGCATTGTCCCCGCAAGAAAGGGCAAGGATACGGCCATCCATCCACCCCATGCCGCATGTGA
- a CDS encoding fimbria/pilus outer membrane usher protein, which translates to MKELPISAAIKSALFSYKSLFWLTGGVAFLALPAAAMAATEPTQENAPIEATFNSNFLVGQAQGVDLSRFRDGNPILAGKYSLDVYVNGEWKGKKNIEFKNIPGKSSADTCFTLLSLDEFGIDSAKFGSDAAITPETCKPLGQWVPEASYRLDTSTLRMDVSVPQAALRRSARGYVDPRFWDRGITAGFLSYNFNAFNTHSSNMGGKTDTNNAYLTMNAGFNLAGWQLRHDSNATWRSDASSHFQNTATYAQRGIPAVQGMLTLGDSYTSGDFFDSIGFRGAQLATDDRMLPDSLNGYAPVVRGVAQTNALVEIRQNNQLIYQTTVAPGEFVINDLYPTGYGGDLNVTINEADGSKRQFSVPYASVAQMLRPGIQRYALTAGKVRDESLSKEPEMFQATYQRGFTNIITGYTGTSFSDGYSAFLVGSAVATPVGAFALDVTQANTRLKQGNQSGQSFKLSYSKLMTETNTNFTIAAYRYSTSGYLSLRDAVFSRDYERKGLSIDAVNRQRSEYQLTLNQGLGDGLGSLYITGSVRDYWNHGGTTKQYQVGYNNYYGRVTYGLSAMRTTDAYNRNDTRYYLTLSIPFTVGSQSLSMNSSLGYSDRGYDSSRVGINASTGEDNNISYSAALANDRNGGTNGSVSGEYRSRFSTLNGAYSYGKDYRQASLGAYGSIIAHSGGVTMTPQRGQTMVLIEAPDAAGASVTNSPGVRIDDRGYAVVPYVSPYRMTNVTLDPNGMSHSVELESSSQQVAPYAGAIAKLSFKTTKGQALIIHAQGPDGSSLPFGAEVLDTRNQVVGIVGQGSRIYLRTEAKQGLLQVKWGTQPTQQCSVNYHATLNNGTDYEIIEASCK; encoded by the coding sequence ATGAAAGAGTTACCTATCTCAGCCGCGATAAAATCGGCACTTTTTAGCTATAAATCCCTTTTTTGGCTGACGGGCGGCGTGGCTTTCCTGGCGTTGCCGGCGGCTGCGATGGCGGCAACGGAGCCCACGCAGGAAAACGCGCCGATCGAAGCCACTTTCAACAGTAATTTTTTAGTCGGCCAGGCACAGGGGGTCGATCTTTCTCGCTTTCGCGACGGCAACCCGATTTTAGCCGGGAAATATTCGCTGGACGTTTATGTTAATGGCGAATGGAAGGGCAAAAAGAACATTGAGTTTAAAAATATCCCGGGGAAAAGCAGTGCGGATACCTGCTTTACGCTGTTGTCGCTCGATGAGTTTGGCATCGATAGCGCCAAGTTCGGCAGCGATGCCGCAATAACGCCGGAAACCTGTAAACCGCTCGGGCAGTGGGTGCCGGAAGCCAGCTACCGTTTGGACACCAGCACCTTGCGTATGGATGTCAGCGTGCCGCAGGCAGCGCTGCGCCGCAGCGCGCGCGGCTATGTGGATCCGCGCTTTTGGGATCGCGGTATTACCGCCGGTTTTCTGTCATACAATTTCAACGCCTTCAACACCCACAGTTCGAACATGGGCGGCAAGACGGATACCAACAACGCGTATCTGACCATGAACGCCGGCTTTAATCTGGCCGGCTGGCAATTGCGCCATGATTCCAACGCTACCTGGCGCAGCGACGCCAGTTCGCATTTCCAGAACACGGCGACTTATGCCCAACGTGGCATTCCGGCGGTGCAGGGCATGTTGACCCTGGGGGATAGCTATACCAGCGGCGATTTCTTTGATTCGATCGGTTTTCGCGGCGCGCAGTTGGCGACGGACGACCGCATGTTGCCCGATTCGCTTAACGGCTATGCGCCGGTGGTGCGCGGCGTCGCGCAAACCAACGCCCTGGTGGAGATCCGCCAGAATAACCAGCTTATCTACCAAACCACCGTGGCGCCGGGCGAGTTCGTGATTAACGATCTTTACCCCACCGGCTATGGCGGCGATCTTAATGTCACGATCAATGAGGCCGATGGCAGCAAGCGGCAATTCAGCGTGCCTTATGCCTCGGTGGCGCAAATGCTGCGCCCGGGGATTCAACGTTACGCCCTAACGGCGGGTAAGGTGCGCGATGAGAGCCTGAGCAAAGAGCCGGAAATGTTTCAGGCCACCTATCAACGCGGCTTTACCAATATTATCACCGGTTACACCGGTACCAGCTTCAGCGACGGCTATAGTGCGTTTCTGGTCGGTAGCGCGGTAGCTACGCCGGTCGGGGCTTTTGCACTGGATGTGACCCAGGCCAACACCCGCCTGAAACAGGGCAATCAATCCGGCCAAAGCTTTAAGCTCAGCTACAGCAAGCTGATGACGGAAACCAATACCAACTTCACGATTGCGGCCTATCGCTACTCGACGTCCGGCTATCTGTCGCTTCGCGACGCGGTGTTTTCCCGTGATTATGAGCGCAAAGGGTTGAGCATCGATGCCGTGAACCGCCAGCGCAGCGAGTACCAACTGACATTAAACCAAGGCCTGGGTGACGGTCTTGGCTCCCTGTATATCACCGGTTCGGTGCGGGATTACTGGAACCACGGCGGCACCACCAAACAGTATCAGGTGGGTTACAACAACTATTATGGCCGCGTGACCTACGGTTTATCGGCGATGCGTACCACCGACGCCTATAACCGTAACGATACGCGCTATTACCTGACGCTTTCGATTCCGTTTACCGTCGGTTCGCAGTCGTTAAGCATGAATAGTTCGCTGGGCTACAGCGATCGTGGCTATGACAGCAGCCGTGTCGGCATTAACGCCTCCACCGGCGAGGATAACAACATCAGCTACAGCGCGGCGTTGGCCAACGATCGCAACGGCGGCACTAACGGCAGCGTGAGTGGTGAATACCGTAGCCGTTTCTCAACGCTGAACGGCGCCTACAGCTACGGCAAAGATTATCGTCAGGCTTCCCTGGGCGCCTATGGCAGCATCATCGCCCACAGCGGCGGCGTTACCATGACGCCGCAGCGCGGCCAAACCATGGTGCTGATTGAAGCGCCGGATGCCGCCGGCGCGTCGGTGACCAACTCGCCGGGCGTGCGGATCGACGATCGCGGCTATGCGGTGGTGCCTTATGTTTCACCTTACCGGATGACCAACGTCACGCTGGATCCCAACGGCATGTCGCACAGCGTGGAATTGGAAAGCAGCAGCCAGCAGGTAGCGCCTTATGCCGGCGCGATTGCCAAATTGTCGTTCAAAACCACCAAAGGGCAGGCGCTGATCATTCATGCGCAAGGGCCGGATGGTTCGTCGCTGCCGTTTGGCGCCGAAGTGCTGGATACCCGTAATCAGGTGGTGGGTATCGTGGGGCAGGGCAGCCGTATTTACCTGCGGACCGAAGCAAAACAAGGGCTGTTGCAGGTGAAGTGGGGAACGCAGCCGACGCAGCAGTGTTCGGTGAACTATCACGCCACGCTAAACAACGGTACCGATTATGAAATTATTGAAGCGAGCTGCAAATGA